One Helicoverpa armigera isolate CAAS_96S chromosome 1, ASM3070526v1, whole genome shotgun sequence genomic window carries:
- the LOC110377820 gene encoding uncharacterized protein LOC110377820: MKILKVVVFAFFALLLVAVKAIPLTEPRLAIEVIALEEGCVRQGGICVHTDDCDPNNQVHMGDLLCPAQRHLGVTCCYV, translated from the exons ATGAAAATCCTGAAAGTTGTTGTGTTTGCTTTCTTCGCTCTTCTGCTGGTGGCTGTGAAGGCGATCCCGCTGACGGAACCCAGGCTTGCTATTGAAG TGATCGCGCTCGAAGAGGGATGCGTCAGACAAGGCGGTATCTGTGTGCATACTGATGACTGCGATCCGAACAACCAAGTGCATATGGGGGATTTGCTCTGTCCAGCACAACGGCACTTAGGAGTCACTTGTTGCTAt gtctGA
- the LOC110377824 gene encoding serine/threonine-protein kinase OSR1 isoform X3: MRTKSGTFRMNAGPENGGLFKKQQKGEGTMTGDIVSAGAHGVFRQKSFGACDRQITALSSYARAARLSIGNLFTRKMATVTANNLCPWPNSQDDYELRDVIGVGATAVVHAAYCAPRSEKCAIKRINLEKWNTSMDELLKEIQAMSSCNHENVVTYYTSFVVHDELWLVLRLLEGGSLLDVIKHKMKVANCKHGVFDEATIATVLKEVLRGLEYFHSNGQIHRDIKAGNILLGEDGTVQIADFGVSAWLATGRDMSRQKVRHTFVGTPCWMAPEVMEQDHGYDFKADIWSFGITAIEMATGTAPYHKYPPMKVLMLTLQNDPPNLDTGADEKEQYKAYGKTFRKMIIDCLQKDPSKRPSATELLKHPFFKKAKDRKYLTQTLVAIGPSMETRVHKASKRSTGASGRLHRTVTGEWVWSEEEEEQQQQPVEAPDSDEEPFYTDDERPMNQLQKADSSGSENEGEEPSKQPTQKQQESAKNLFGLRSVDGEPPVINLVLRLRNSRRELNDIRFEYIVGKDTAEGIAMELVGAGLVDPHDSVPISVNLAKLLDAQVSPGPSPPKAVTFHLNSAGPNEQFDDKALIGFAQISIVE; the protein is encoded by the exons AACTATGACTGGCGATATTGTTTCTGCTGGGGCTCATGGCGTGTTTAGACAG AAATCATTTGGGGCATGCGATCGTCAGATAACCGCATTGTCGTCATATGCGCGAGCTGCCCGCTTGTCGATCGGAAATTTATTCACTCGCAAAATGGCGACTGTTACAGCAAACAACTTGTGTCCATGGCCAAATAGTCAAGATGATTATGAATTACGTGATGTTATTG GTGTCGGGGCCACTGCTGTCGTTCACGCAGCTTATTGTGCCCCACGTAGTGAGAAATGTGCCATAAAACGTATAAACTTGGAGAAATGGAATACATCAATGGACGAATTATTGAAAGAAATAcag GCTATGTCAAGCTGCAATCATGAGAATGTGGTGACATACTATACTAGTTTTGTAGTGCACGATGAACTGTGGTTGGTTCTGAGGCTCCTTGAAG GAGGCAGTTTGCTTGATGtgataaaacataaaatgaaaGTTGCCAATTGCAAGCATGGAGTATTTGACGAAGCAACTATTGCTACAGTTCTCAAGGAGGTCCTCAGAGGTTTAGAATATTTTCATAGTAATGGACAAATTCacag GGATATAAAGGCTGGAAATATATTGTTAGGAGAAGACGGGACAGTACAAATAGCTGACTTTGGAGTATCTGCGTGGCTGGCCACGGGCAGAGATATGTCAAGGCAGAAAGTACGACACACTTTTGTGGGCACTCCATGTTGGATGGCACCAGAAGTTATGGAACAA GACCACGGATACGATTTTAAAGCCGACATCTGGTCGTTTGGCATAACTGCGATAGAAATGGCGACTGGCACCGCGCCCTACCACAAGTACCCTCCAATGAAGGTTCTGATGCTGACACTGCAGAATGATCCGCCCAACTTGGACACTG gTGCCGATGAAAAGGAGCAATATAAAGCTTACGGAAAAACTTTTAGGAAAATGATAATAGATTGTTTGCAAAAAGACCCTTCGAAAAGGCCATCGGCTACAGAGTTACTAAAACATCCATTCTTTAAGAAGGCGAAGGACAGAAAGTATTTGACACAAACTCTAGTCGCTATCGGCCCTAGTATGGAAACTAGGGTGCATAAG GCAAGTAAACGTTCAACGGGTGCCTCAGGCAGATTACATCGTACCGTCACCGGTGAATGGGTGTGGagtgaagaagaagaagagcaGCAACAACAGCCCGTCGAGGCTCCGGACTCTGATGAGGAACCGTTCTACACTGATGATGAACGGCCAATGAACCAGCTGCAGAAAGCTGACTCCAGTGGCAGTGAGAACGAGGGAGAG GAGCCGTCCAAGCAGCCGACGCAGAAACAGCAGGAAAGCGCCAAGAATCTCTTCGGGTTAAGATCTGTTGACGGAGAGCCGCCTGTCATTAACTTAGTATTACGATTACG AAATTCCCGTCGCGAGCTAAACGACATTCGTTTCGAGTACATAGTGGGCAAGGATACCGCGGAAGGCATTGCTATGGAGCTGGTGGGAGCGGGTCTGGTAGACCCTCACGACTCGGTGCCCATTTCTGTGAACCTGGCTAAACTGCTCGATGCCCAGGTCTCCCCTGGACCCTCGCCTCCTAAAGCGGTTACATTCCATTTG AACTCGGCTGGTCCCAACGAACAGTTCGACGACAAAGCACTGATAGGATTCGCGCAAATATCAATCGTTGAGTGA
- the LOC110377824 gene encoding serine/threonine-protein kinase OSR1 isoform X1: MSSVEIVSFLRSPLEGSRKAEMRTKSGTFRMNAGPENGGLFKKQQKGEGTMTGDIVSAGAHGVFRQKSFGACDRQITALSSYARAARLSIGNLFTRKMATVTANNLCPWPNSQDDYELRDVIGVGATAVVHAAYCAPRSEKCAIKRINLEKWNTSMDELLKEIQAMSSCNHENVVTYYTSFVVHDELWLVLRLLEGGSLLDVIKHKMKVANCKHGVFDEATIATVLKEVLRGLEYFHSNGQIHRDIKAGNILLGEDGTVQIADFGVSAWLATGRDMSRQKVRHTFVGTPCWMAPEVMEQDHGYDFKADIWSFGITAIEMATGTAPYHKYPPMKVLMLTLQNDPPNLDTGADEKEQYKAYGKTFRKMIIDCLQKDPSKRPSATELLKHPFFKKAKDRKYLTQTLVAIGPSMETRVHKASKRSTGASGRLHRTVTGEWVWSEEEEEQQQQPVEAPDSDEEPFYTDDERPMNQLQKADSSGSENEGEEPSKQPTQKQQESAKNLFGLRSVDGEPPVINLVLRLRNSRRELNDIRFEYIVGKDTAEGIAMELVGAGLVDPHDSVPISVNLAKLLDAQVSPGPSPPKAVTFHLNSAGPNEQFDDKALIGFAQISIVE; encoded by the exons AACTATGACTGGCGATATTGTTTCTGCTGGGGCTCATGGCGTGTTTAGACAG AAATCATTTGGGGCATGCGATCGTCAGATAACCGCATTGTCGTCATATGCGCGAGCTGCCCGCTTGTCGATCGGAAATTTATTCACTCGCAAAATGGCGACTGTTACAGCAAACAACTTGTGTCCATGGCCAAATAGTCAAGATGATTATGAATTACGTGATGTTATTG GTGTCGGGGCCACTGCTGTCGTTCACGCAGCTTATTGTGCCCCACGTAGTGAGAAATGTGCCATAAAACGTATAAACTTGGAGAAATGGAATACATCAATGGACGAATTATTGAAAGAAATAcag GCTATGTCAAGCTGCAATCATGAGAATGTGGTGACATACTATACTAGTTTTGTAGTGCACGATGAACTGTGGTTGGTTCTGAGGCTCCTTGAAG GAGGCAGTTTGCTTGATGtgataaaacataaaatgaaaGTTGCCAATTGCAAGCATGGAGTATTTGACGAAGCAACTATTGCTACAGTTCTCAAGGAGGTCCTCAGAGGTTTAGAATATTTTCATAGTAATGGACAAATTCacag GGATATAAAGGCTGGAAATATATTGTTAGGAGAAGACGGGACAGTACAAATAGCTGACTTTGGAGTATCTGCGTGGCTGGCCACGGGCAGAGATATGTCAAGGCAGAAAGTACGACACACTTTTGTGGGCACTCCATGTTGGATGGCACCAGAAGTTATGGAACAA GACCACGGATACGATTTTAAAGCCGACATCTGGTCGTTTGGCATAACTGCGATAGAAATGGCGACTGGCACCGCGCCCTACCACAAGTACCCTCCAATGAAGGTTCTGATGCTGACACTGCAGAATGATCCGCCCAACTTGGACACTG gTGCCGATGAAAAGGAGCAATATAAAGCTTACGGAAAAACTTTTAGGAAAATGATAATAGATTGTTTGCAAAAAGACCCTTCGAAAAGGCCATCGGCTACAGAGTTACTAAAACATCCATTCTTTAAGAAGGCGAAGGACAGAAAGTATTTGACACAAACTCTAGTCGCTATCGGCCCTAGTATGGAAACTAGGGTGCATAAG GCAAGTAAACGTTCAACGGGTGCCTCAGGCAGATTACATCGTACCGTCACCGGTGAATGGGTGTGGagtgaagaagaagaagagcaGCAACAACAGCCCGTCGAGGCTCCGGACTCTGATGAGGAACCGTTCTACACTGATGATGAACGGCCAATGAACCAGCTGCAGAAAGCTGACTCCAGTGGCAGTGAGAACGAGGGAGAG GAGCCGTCCAAGCAGCCGACGCAGAAACAGCAGGAAAGCGCCAAGAATCTCTTCGGGTTAAGATCTGTTGACGGAGAGCCGCCTGTCATTAACTTAGTATTACGATTACG AAATTCCCGTCGCGAGCTAAACGACATTCGTTTCGAGTACATAGTGGGCAAGGATACCGCGGAAGGCATTGCTATGGAGCTGGTGGGAGCGGGTCTGGTAGACCCTCACGACTCGGTGCCCATTTCTGTGAACCTGGCTAAACTGCTCGATGCCCAGGTCTCCCCTGGACCCTCGCCTCCTAAAGCGGTTACATTCCATTTG AACTCGGCTGGTCCCAACGAACAGTTCGACGACAAAGCACTGATAGGATTCGCGCAAATATCAATCGTTGAGTGA
- the LOC110377824 gene encoding serine/threonine-protein kinase OSR1 isoform X2, translated as MGHLLKRSRKAEMRTKSGTFRMNAGPENGGLFKKQQKGEGTMTGDIVSAGAHGVFRQKSFGACDRQITALSSYARAARLSIGNLFTRKMATVTANNLCPWPNSQDDYELRDVIGVGATAVVHAAYCAPRSEKCAIKRINLEKWNTSMDELLKEIQAMSSCNHENVVTYYTSFVVHDELWLVLRLLEGGSLLDVIKHKMKVANCKHGVFDEATIATVLKEVLRGLEYFHSNGQIHRDIKAGNILLGEDGTVQIADFGVSAWLATGRDMSRQKVRHTFVGTPCWMAPEVMEQDHGYDFKADIWSFGITAIEMATGTAPYHKYPPMKVLMLTLQNDPPNLDTGADEKEQYKAYGKTFRKMIIDCLQKDPSKRPSATELLKHPFFKKAKDRKYLTQTLVAIGPSMETRVHKASKRSTGASGRLHRTVTGEWVWSEEEEEQQQQPVEAPDSDEEPFYTDDERPMNQLQKADSSGSENEGEEPSKQPTQKQQESAKNLFGLRSVDGEPPVINLVLRLRNSRRELNDIRFEYIVGKDTAEGIAMELVGAGLVDPHDSVPISVNLAKLLDAQVSPGPSPPKAVTFHLNSAGPNEQFDDKALIGFAQISIVE; from the exons AACTATGACTGGCGATATTGTTTCTGCTGGGGCTCATGGCGTGTTTAGACAG AAATCATTTGGGGCATGCGATCGTCAGATAACCGCATTGTCGTCATATGCGCGAGCTGCCCGCTTGTCGATCGGAAATTTATTCACTCGCAAAATGGCGACTGTTACAGCAAACAACTTGTGTCCATGGCCAAATAGTCAAGATGATTATGAATTACGTGATGTTATTG GTGTCGGGGCCACTGCTGTCGTTCACGCAGCTTATTGTGCCCCACGTAGTGAGAAATGTGCCATAAAACGTATAAACTTGGAGAAATGGAATACATCAATGGACGAATTATTGAAAGAAATAcag GCTATGTCAAGCTGCAATCATGAGAATGTGGTGACATACTATACTAGTTTTGTAGTGCACGATGAACTGTGGTTGGTTCTGAGGCTCCTTGAAG GAGGCAGTTTGCTTGATGtgataaaacataaaatgaaaGTTGCCAATTGCAAGCATGGAGTATTTGACGAAGCAACTATTGCTACAGTTCTCAAGGAGGTCCTCAGAGGTTTAGAATATTTTCATAGTAATGGACAAATTCacag GGATATAAAGGCTGGAAATATATTGTTAGGAGAAGACGGGACAGTACAAATAGCTGACTTTGGAGTATCTGCGTGGCTGGCCACGGGCAGAGATATGTCAAGGCAGAAAGTACGACACACTTTTGTGGGCACTCCATGTTGGATGGCACCAGAAGTTATGGAACAA GACCACGGATACGATTTTAAAGCCGACATCTGGTCGTTTGGCATAACTGCGATAGAAATGGCGACTGGCACCGCGCCCTACCACAAGTACCCTCCAATGAAGGTTCTGATGCTGACACTGCAGAATGATCCGCCCAACTTGGACACTG gTGCCGATGAAAAGGAGCAATATAAAGCTTACGGAAAAACTTTTAGGAAAATGATAATAGATTGTTTGCAAAAAGACCCTTCGAAAAGGCCATCGGCTACAGAGTTACTAAAACATCCATTCTTTAAGAAGGCGAAGGACAGAAAGTATTTGACACAAACTCTAGTCGCTATCGGCCCTAGTATGGAAACTAGGGTGCATAAG GCAAGTAAACGTTCAACGGGTGCCTCAGGCAGATTACATCGTACCGTCACCGGTGAATGGGTGTGGagtgaagaagaagaagagcaGCAACAACAGCCCGTCGAGGCTCCGGACTCTGATGAGGAACCGTTCTACACTGATGATGAACGGCCAATGAACCAGCTGCAGAAAGCTGACTCCAGTGGCAGTGAGAACGAGGGAGAG GAGCCGTCCAAGCAGCCGACGCAGAAACAGCAGGAAAGCGCCAAGAATCTCTTCGGGTTAAGATCTGTTGACGGAGAGCCGCCTGTCATTAACTTAGTATTACGATTACG AAATTCCCGTCGCGAGCTAAACGACATTCGTTTCGAGTACATAGTGGGCAAGGATACCGCGGAAGGCATTGCTATGGAGCTGGTGGGAGCGGGTCTGGTAGACCCTCACGACTCGGTGCCCATTTCTGTGAACCTGGCTAAACTGCTCGATGCCCAGGTCTCCCCTGGACCCTCGCCTCCTAAAGCGGTTACATTCCATTTG AACTCGGCTGGTCCCAACGAACAGTTCGACGACAAAGCACTGATAGGATTCGCGCAAATATCAATCGTTGAGTGA
- the LOC110377806 gene encoding diphosphoinositol polyphosphate phosphohydrolase 2: MVKDKPNSIRIYDDEGFKRRAACICVRTDAETEVLLVTSSGRPDHWVVPGGGVEPGEEPSVTATREVLEEAGVIGKLGRCLGVFEDREGKHRTLVYVMTVTRELAEWEESRLMGRKRQWFSLEDAMAQLACYKPNQRHYILQLRRAKQSKPDELSSKARAQLNRAASAR; encoded by the coding sequence ATGGTGAAGGACAAGCCTAATTCGATTCGAATTTACGATGACGAGGGATTTAAGCGTCGCGCGGCGTGCATCTGCGTTCGCACGGACGCTGAAACCGAGGTGCTTCTAGTGACATCGTCGGGACGGCCGGACCACTGGGTCGTGCCCGGCGGCGGCGTCGAGCCCGGAGAAGAACCCTCAGTGACCGCAACTCGCGAGGTGCTCGAGGAGGCCGGTGTCATCGGCAAACTGGGCCGGTGTCTCGGAGTATTCGAGGATAGAGAGGGCAAACACCGAACACTTGTGTACGTGATGACGGTGACCCGGGAGCTGGCGGAGTGGGAGGAATCGCGGTTGATGGGTCGCAAGCGGCAGTGGTTCTCTTTAGAGGACGCGATGGCGCAGCTCGCGTGTTACAAGCCCAATCAGCGTCACTACATACTGCAGCTGCGCCGCGCTAAGCAGAGCAAGCCTGACGAGCTCAGCAGCAAGGCTCGCGCACAACTGAATCGAGCCGCATCAGCGCGCTGA